A single window of Lentimicrobiaceae bacterium DNA harbors:
- a CDS encoding bifunctional 3-deoxy-7-phosphoheptulonate synthase/chorismate mutase type II, giving the protein MDFQPLHVWIPGSTQPLVIAGPCSAETEEQVMITAQAISQIPQVKVFRAGIWKPRTRPGTFEGVGVDGLRWLKRVKKETGLLTTVEVASPQHVQEALAHNIDILWIGARTVVNPFSMQELSESLAGIDIPVMVKNPVNPDLGLWIGAIERLYKNGLHRIAAIHRGFYQFEKTQYRNAPQWEIPIELMRQMPGLPVICDPSHIGGNRKLLQQISQQALDLEMQGLMIETHPNPDLAWTDAAQQVTPATLDQILNQLILRDQTGSREFERSLEELRLEIDQIDYEMIQLLAKRMHIAEEMGLYKYTHNITILQLQRWKKLFADRIKKGRKAGLDTKFLAALLQLVHEQSIQIQTEVMNQPSSKKH; this is encoded by the coding sequence ATGGACTTTCAGCCACTGCATGTATGGATACCCGGCAGCACCCAACCACTGGTCATTGCTGGCCCTTGCAGTGCCGAAACCGAAGAGCAGGTGATGATTACAGCCCAGGCAATCAGTCAGATACCACAGGTAAAAGTATTCAGGGCCGGAATCTGGAAGCCCAGAACACGCCCCGGTACCTTCGAAGGCGTTGGCGTTGATGGGTTGCGCTGGCTTAAAAGAGTAAAAAAGGAAACCGGACTTTTAACCACAGTTGAAGTAGCCAGCCCCCAGCATGTACAGGAAGCTCTTGCACATAATATTGATATTCTGTGGATTGGAGCCCGTACCGTTGTTAATCCATTTTCCATGCAGGAACTTTCAGAAAGCCTTGCCGGAATTGACATTCCGGTTATGGTAAAAAACCCGGTAAATCCTGACCTGGGACTTTGGATAGGCGCCATTGAGCGGCTTTACAAAAACGGACTTCACCGGATTGCTGCCATTCACCGTGGATTTTATCAATTTGAAAAAACGCAATACCGCAATGCTCCGCAGTGGGAAATTCCCATTGAACTGATGCGGCAAATGCCCGGCCTGCCGGTAATTTGTGATCCGAGCCATATTGGCGGCAACCGGAAACTGCTGCAACAAATATCGCAACAAGCCCTTGACCTGGAAATGCAGGGACTGATGATTGAAACCCACCCTAACCCTGATCTTGCCTGGACTGATGCTGCGCAGCAGGTTACACCTGCAACATTAGATCAAATTCTTAATCAGCTGATTTTACGCGACCAGACAGGCAGTCGTGAATTTGAACGTTCGCTTGAAGAATTGCGCCTCGAAATTGACCAGATTGACTACGAAATGATTCAACTTCTGGCCAAAAGAATGCATATTGCCGAAGAAATGGGCCTTTATAAGTATACCCATAACATCACCATCCTTCAACTGCAACGCTGGAAAAAACTATTTGCCGACCGTATCAAAAAAGGCCGCAAAGCAGGCCTCGATACCAAATTTCTGGCAGCACTGCTTCAATTGGTACACGAACAGTCTATTCAAATTCAGACAGAGGTGATGAACCAACCCTCCTCAAAAAAACATTAG
- a CDS encoding AAA family ATPase, translated as MIIIGITGTLGAGKGTIVDYLLREKGYSHFSVREFISKEIIRRGLPVNRDSMVIVANDLRTSHSPSYIVDCLFDEALATGKNCVIESIRTPGEVVSLRKNGNFHLFAVDAEAKARYNRIYLRQSETDTIDFETFLANEAREMNSDDPNHQNLKKCIEMADFAFNNDGTVEMLENQVEMALAKIKEVE; from the coding sequence ATGATTATTATAGGAATAACAGGAACATTGGGCGCCGGCAAAGGAACCATTGTTGATTATCTGCTCAGAGAAAAAGGATACAGCCATTTCTCTGTCCGTGAATTTATAAGCAAAGAAATTATCCGTCGGGGGCTGCCGGTAAACAGAGACAGTATGGTAATAGTAGCCAACGATCTGCGCACATCCCATTCTCCCAGCTATATTGTAGATTGTTTGTTTGATGAGGCCCTTGCAACCGGGAAAAATTGTGTAATTGAAAGCATACGTACACCAGGAGAGGTGGTCTCATTAAGAAAAAACGGTAATTTTCACCTTTTTGCAGTGGATGCCGAAGCGAAAGCAAGATATAACAGAATTTATCTGAGGCAATCAGAAACTGACACCATTGATTTTGAGACATTTTTGGCCAACGAAGCCAGGGAAATGAATTCTGATGACCCCAACCACCAGAACCTGAAGAAATGCATTGAAATGGCCGATTTTGCTTTTAATAACGATGGAACCGTTGAAATGCTTGAAAATCAGGTTGAAATGGCACTGGCAAAAATCAAGGAAGTTGAATAA
- a CDS encoding S9 family peptidase produces MVFALALSLAACKQTPVNTVKITNQSDFPPAPVAKTEPVLFTEFGNTRTDNYYWLKDKTNPEVIDYLNAENAYCDTVMKSTVPLQEKLFAEMKGRIKETDETVPQLNHGYFYYSRTEEGKQYRIYCRKKGSVSAPEEVIFDVNKLAEGKQAYIFAGYDVSTDNNLVAYLANETGSYADFTLKVRDLKTGQDLPVSIDKVQSFAWANDNQTLFYTIGNDALRAYRVYRHTLGDTKADVMVFEEPDEQFILNVEKSKTNDFIFISSASFTTSEYLYLPASEPLGAFKVFVPRTKDVEYHVFHHKDKFFIQYKDREHLNSMVYEAPLKGFENRATWKVMIPHDKDAKIEGLEVFQHYLAAEIRKNGLVEIKVLGLRDGKLNTISFPEPVYTAYTSGTPEYNSTNLRYGYTSLNRPASVYDYDMESGKSTLLKQQEIPGGFHPDDYTVERIWATATDGVKVPMSVVYKKSLKKDGSNPALLYSYGSYGASSDAYFISSFYSLIDRGFVFAIAQIRGGSDMGEQWYEDGKLLNKKNTFTDFIACGEKLIADQLTTSSKLAIMGGSAGGLLMGAVVNMRPDLFNTVVAQVPFVDVINTMLDSSLPLTTQEYEEWGNPNEEEYYRYMLSYSPYDNVKAQNYPNMLVTGGLNDSQVGYHEPAKFVAKLRALKTDDNILLLKTNMESGHGGATGRFDALKETAFEVAFILNRVGITE; encoded by the coding sequence ATGGTTTTTGCCCTGGCGCTCAGCCTGGCAGCCTGCAAACAAACACCCGTTAACACTGTGAAAATAACCAACCAAAGCGATTTTCCTCCTGCACCGGTTGCCAAAACAGAACCGGTATTATTTACCGAATTTGGCAACACCCGTACCGATAATTATTACTGGCTAAAAGATAAAACCAATCCGGAAGTGATTGATTATCTGAATGCTGAAAATGCCTATTGCGATACTGTAATGAAATCAACAGTGCCGCTTCAGGAAAAATTGTTTGCCGAAATGAAAGGTCGCATCAAAGAGACGGATGAAACAGTGCCGCAGCTCAATCATGGATATTTTTATTATTCGCGTACCGAAGAAGGGAAACAATACCGGATTTATTGCCGTAAAAAAGGGAGTGTGTCGGCTCCCGAAGAAGTAATTTTTGATGTAAACAAACTGGCTGAAGGGAAACAGGCTTATATTTTTGCCGGTTATGATGTGAGTACTGACAACAATCTGGTGGCTTATCTGGCAAATGAAACAGGTTCATATGCTGATTTTACCCTTAAAGTACGTGACCTGAAAACCGGTCAGGATTTGCCGGTGAGCATTGACAAAGTGCAGAGCTTTGCCTGGGCCAATGATAACCAAACGCTGTTTTATACAATAGGAAATGATGCACTCAGAGCTTACAGGGTATACCGTCACACTTTAGGCGACACAAAAGCTGATGTGATGGTGTTTGAAGAACCTGATGAGCAGTTTATCCTCAATGTTGAGAAAAGTAAAACCAATGACTTTATTTTTATTTCATCGGCCAGTTTTACAACATCTGAATATTTGTATTTACCAGCCAGTGAACCCCTGGGGGCATTTAAAGTTTTTGTGCCCCGGACAAAAGATGTTGAATATCATGTTTTTCATCACAAGGATAAGTTTTTTATTCAGTATAAGGATAGAGAGCATCTGAATTCTATGGTGTATGAAGCACCCTTGAAAGGTTTTGAAAATCGAGCCACATGGAAAGTGATGATTCCTCATGATAAAGATGCTAAAATTGAAGGTCTTGAGGTGTTTCAGCATTATCTGGCTGCTGAAATCCGCAAAAACGGACTGGTTGAGATTAAAGTGCTGGGTTTGCGTGATGGCAAACTGAATACCATCAGTTTTCCTGAACCCGTTTATACTGCATACACCAGTGGAACTCCTGAGTACAATTCCACTAACCTTCGCTATGGATATACTTCACTTAACCGGCCTGCCAGTGTGTACGACTATGACATGGAAAGTGGTAAAAGTACATTGCTTAAACAGCAGGAAATTCCCGGAGGTTTTCATCCCGATGATTATACCGTTGAACGTATTTGGGCTACAGCAACTGATGGCGTAAAAGTACCGATGTCAGTAGTGTATAAAAAATCACTGAAAAAAGACGGTAGCAATCCGGCACTGCTCTATTCTTACGGTTCATACGGAGCCAGCTCTGACGCATACTTTATCTCAAGTTTTTATAGTTTGATTGACAGGGGCTTTGTATTTGCCATTGCTCAAATCAGAGGTGGAAGTGATATGGGCGAACAATGGTATGAAGATGGCAAGCTGCTGAATAAGAAAAACACTTTCACTGATTTTATTGCCTGCGGCGAAAAACTGATTGCTGATCAGCTCACTACCTCCTCAAAGCTGGCCATTATGGGTGGAAGCGCAGGTGGTTTGCTGATGGGAGCAGTGGTGAATATGCGACCAGACCTGTTCAATACTGTGGTGGCGCAAGTGCCTTTTGTAGATGTGATCAATACCATGCTTGACAGCAGCTTGCCGCTTACCACTCAGGAATATGAAGAGTGGGGAAATCCAAATGAGGAGGAGTATTACCGGTATATGCTGTCATACTCACCTTACGACAATGTAAAAGCACAGAATTATCCCAATATGCTCGTAACAGGCGGACTTAACGATTCTCAGGTTGGCTACCATGAACCTGCCAAATTTGTGGCCAAACTCAGAGCCTTGAAAACAGATGACAATATTCTTTTACTTAAAACCAATATGGAGTCCGGCCATGGTGGCGCAACCGGCCGGTTTGATGCGCTTAAAGAAACAGCCTTTGAAGTCGCTTTTATCCTGAACAGGGTAGGGATTACAGAATAA
- the asnS gene encoding asparagine--tRNA ligase, with protein MESLKRTKIADVLRQWEQIGAGNMVNLKGWVRTKRGNKNVAFIALNDGSIIHNIQIVVDLAGFDEQTMKLITTGACISVNGLLVESPGQGQAVEIQAKEIEVYGTADAETYPLQKKGHTLEFLREIAHLRPRTNTFGAVLRIRHAMAFAIHKYFNDHGFYYLHTPIVTGSDAEGAGAMFRVTTLDAKNPPLTETGEVDFGQDFFGKATNLTVSGQLEGELGALALSNIYTFGPTFRAENSNTPRHLAEFWMIEPEMAFYDIVDNMDLAEDFLKYLVGYALEHCFDDLEFLNKMYDNELIERLKFVVNNDFKRLTYTEGIEILKASGQKFEYPVDWGTDLQSEHERFLVEKHFKRPVILTDYPKNIKAFYMKQNEDGKTVRAMDVLFPRIGEIIGGSQREEILEKLTTRCSEMGIPEKDIWWYLDTRRFGTAPHAGFGLGFERLILFVTGMANIRDVIPFPRTPMNAEF; from the coding sequence ATGGAATCGCTCAAAAGAACAAAAATTGCGGATGTACTTCGCCAGTGGGAACAGATAGGCGCTGGTAACATGGTTAACCTGAAAGGATGGGTGCGAACCAAACGCGGAAATAAAAATGTGGCTTTTATTGCACTGAACGATGGTTCCATTATTCATAATATTCAGATTGTTGTTGACCTGGCTGGTTTTGACGAGCAAACGATGAAACTGATTACAACCGGAGCCTGTATTTCGGTAAACGGGCTATTGGTCGAATCACCAGGTCAGGGCCAGGCGGTTGAAATTCAGGCCAAAGAAATTGAAGTTTATGGTACAGCTGATGCTGAAACATATCCGCTTCAGAAAAAAGGTCATACACTGGAGTTTTTGCGCGAAATTGCTCACCTCAGGCCCCGTACCAACACATTCGGTGCTGTTTTGCGTATCCGTCATGCCATGGCATTTGCCATTCATAAATATTTTAACGACCACGGGTTTTATTATCTGCACACACCCATCGTAACCGGTTCTGATGCAGAAGGTGCCGGAGCCATGTTTCGCGTTACTACACTTGACGCCAAAAATCCACCACTTACCGAAACCGGTGAGGTGGATTTTGGACAGGACTTTTTCGGTAAAGCCACCAATCTTACTGTTTCGGGGCAACTTGAAGGTGAGCTGGGCGCACTGGCTCTGTCAAACATCTATACTTTCGGACCCACTTTCCGGGCCGAAAATTCAAATACACCACGCCATCTGGCCGAGTTCTGGATGATAGAACCTGAAATGGCTTTTTACGACATTGTGGATAACATGGATTTGGCCGAAGATTTTCTCAAATATCTGGTAGGCTATGCACTCGAACATTGCTTCGACGACCTTGAGTTCCTCAATAAAATGTATGACAATGAGCTGATTGAAAGGCTGAAATTTGTGGTGAACAATGATTTTAAACGTCTTACTTATACCGAAGGCATTGAGATTCTGAAAGCTTCCGGTCAGAAATTTGAATACCCGGTTGATTGGGGTACAGATCTACAAAGTGAGCATGAACGTTTTCTGGTTGAAAAGCATTTTAAACGTCCGGTAATCCTGACTGATTATCCCAAAAACATCAAGGCATTCTACATGAAACAAAATGAAGATGGGAAAACAGTAAGAGCAATGGATGTTTTATTTCCCCGCATTGGTGAAATCATCGGCGGTTCGCAGCGCGAAGAAATTCTCGAAAAACTTACTACCCGATGCAGCGAAATGGGCATTCCTGAAAAGGATATATGGTGGTATTTGGATACCCGCAGGTTTGGTACAGCGCCACATGCTGGCTTTGGTCTCGGTTTCGAACGCCTGATTTTGTTTGTAACAGGCATGGCCAACATCCGTGATGTAATTCCTTTCCCAAGAACACCGATGAATGCTGAATTTTAA
- the hflX gene encoding GTPase HflX, with protein sequence MFNTSPEIETAVLVGLITNRQDETLVNETLDELDFLLETAGGLSVKRFVQKLDKPDSRTFVGSGKLEEISAFIKAEKVATVVFDDELSPSQLRNIERELGCKVLDRTTLILDIFAKRARTATARTQVELAQLQYLLPRLSRMWTHLEKQRGGIGMRGPGEKEIETDRRIIRDKISLLKEKLKDIDKQKVTQRSGREKLVRVALIGYTNVGKSTLMNLLSKSEVFAENKLFATLDTTVRKMVIDNLPFLLTDTVGFIRKLPHSLVESFKSTLDEVREADLLLHVVDISHPGFEDQIEVVNQTLADIKASDKPVMMVFNKVDAYSFVEKEESDLSPATRENITLDELKRTWIAKVNNPAQFISATKKLHIDEFRSALYTAIRDIHVVRYPYNKLLY encoded by the coding sequence ATGTTTAACACTTCCCCTGAAATTGAAACTGCTGTACTTGTCGGACTTATTACTAACCGGCAGGATGAAACCCTGGTAAACGAAACGCTTGACGAGCTCGATTTTTTACTTGAAACAGCCGGAGGCCTTTCTGTAAAACGATTTGTTCAAAAGCTTGATAAACCGGACTCACGCACATTTGTTGGTTCAGGAAAACTGGAAGAAATCAGTGCATTCATCAAGGCCGAGAAGGTAGCAACCGTTGTTTTTGATGACGAGCTAAGCCCGTCGCAGCTGCGCAACATTGAACGTGAACTCGGATGCAAGGTGCTTGACCGCACCACCCTTATTCTGGATATTTTTGCCAAACGGGCCCGAACTGCTACTGCCAGAACCCAGGTAGAACTTGCACAGCTACAATATCTCTTACCCAGGCTTTCGCGCATGTGGACTCACCTTGAAAAGCAACGCGGAGGTATAGGAATGCGTGGCCCGGGTGAAAAGGAAATTGAAACCGACCGCCGCATTATCCGCGATAAAATATCACTGCTCAAAGAAAAGCTAAAAGATATTGACAAACAAAAAGTTACGCAACGCAGTGGCCGCGAAAAGCTGGTAAGAGTCGCTTTAATTGGTTATACCAACGTTGGAAAATCAACCCTGATGAATCTTCTGAGCAAATCAGAAGTATTTGCTGAAAACAAGCTATTTGCCACCCTTGATACCACCGTTCGGAAAATGGTTATAGACAACCTGCCCTTTTTACTTACAGATACGGTAGGATTTATCCGCAAACTTCCCCATAGCCTGGTTGAATCGTTTAAATCAACCCTTGATGAAGTACGTGAGGCCGATTTGCTCCTGCATGTGGTTGACATTTCGCATCCCGGATTCGAAGACCAGATTGAAGTAGTAAACCAAACCCTGGCCGATATCAAGGCTTCTGACAAACCCGTGATGATGGTTTTCAATAAAGTAGATGCCTATTCATTTGTTGAAAAGGAAGAAAGCGACCTGAGCCCGGCAACCCGCGAAAATATAACACTTGACGAGTTAAAGCGGACCTGGATTGCCAAAGTAAACAACCCTGCCCAGTTTATTTCAGCCACCAAAAAGTTGCACATCGACGAGTTCAGATCGGCCCTGTACACAGCTATCCGCGATATTCACGTGGTCAGATACCCTTACAATAAATTGTTGTATTAA
- the rpoN gene encoding RNA polymerase factor sigma-54 — MLTQKLQQKLLQKLSPQQILLMKLLQIPSIALEQRIKQEIEENPALEDAGDPEMSTDADEQIPDTEPDPVDELERERDDFDITDYLDDDDIPAYRLNANNSSADDERRDVPYASGISFHEMLISQLGLRRLNETQMQIASYIIGNLDDSGYLNRPLNAMVDDLAFSQNIMTTPEELNQMLQVVQEFDPPGVGARDLRECLLIQLRRIEPTPSVVLAILLIERYFDELTKKHYDKISKKARVSEEDLREAVNEILKLNPKPGNSVGETTRGNQYIMPDFFVYSKDEELELQVNSRNMPELRLSRTYVDMLETYAESKSKSNSQKDAVMFIKQKIDSAKWFIDAIKQRQNTLYVTMSAIMEYQRDYFLTGDETRLRPMILKDIAEIVGLDISTISRVANSKYVQTPFGTFLLKSFFSESMSTDSGEEVSTREIKKILSDCIEGEEKGKPLTDEQLTDILKEKGYNIARRTVAKYREQLNIPVARLRKEL, encoded by the coding sequence ATGTTAACCCAGAAACTTCAGCAGAAACTACTTCAGAAACTGTCGCCGCAGCAGATTCTGCTTATGAAATTGCTGCAGATTCCATCTATTGCTCTGGAACAGCGAATCAAACAGGAAATTGAAGAAAATCCTGCTCTTGAAGACGCCGGAGACCCTGAGATGAGTACCGATGCTGATGAACAGATTCCTGATACTGAGCCCGATCCGGTTGATGAACTGGAACGTGAGCGCGATGATTTTGATATTACCGACTATCTGGATGATGATGATATTCCGGCTTACCGCCTGAATGCCAATAATTCAAGTGCCGATGATGAGCGCCGCGATGTGCCTTATGCCTCTGGTATTAGTTTTCACGAAATGTTGATTTCACAGCTCGGGTTGCGGCGGCTGAACGAAACGCAGATGCAGATTGCTTCTTATATCATTGGAAATCTCGATGATTCCGGCTATCTGAACCGGCCTCTCAATGCGATGGTTGATGACCTGGCCTTTAGTCAGAATATCATGACAACCCCCGAGGAGTTAAATCAAATGTTGCAGGTTGTGCAGGAATTTGACCCGCCGGGTGTTGGGGCACGCGATTTGCGCGAGTGCCTGCTTATTCAGTTAAGACGCATTGAGCCTACCCCGTCTGTTGTGCTGGCTATCCTGCTGATTGAGCGTTATTTTGATGAACTTACCAAAAAGCATTACGACAAAATTTCGAAAAAAGCCCGCGTTAGTGAAGAGGATTTACGTGAAGCAGTTAACGAAATCCTCAAACTGAATCCTAAACCCGGTAACTCTGTGGGCGAAACTACCCGCGGAAATCAATATATCATGCCTGATTTCTTTGTTTACAGCAAAGATGAAGAGCTTGAACTTCAGGTTAATTCGCGCAATATGCCTGAGTTGCGCTTGAGCCGCACCTATGTTGATATGCTCGAAACTTATGCTGAAAGCAAATCGAAAAGCAATAGCCAGAAAGATGCGGTTATGTTTATCAAGCAAAAAATAGATTCAGCCAAGTGGTTTATTGATGCCATCAAACAAAGGCAAAATACCTTGTATGTCACCATGAGTGCTATTATGGAATATCAGCGCGATTACTTTCTGACTGGCGACGAAACAAGGTTGCGCCCCATGATTTTGAAGGATATCGCGGAGATTGTCGGGCTGGATATTTCAACCATTTCGCGCGTGGCCAATTCAAAATACGTACAGACACCTTTTGGCACGTTTCTGCTCAAGAGTTTCTTTTCGGAATCCATGTCAACCGATTCGGGCGAGGAAGTTTCCACCCGCGAAATCAAGAAAATTCTCTCCGATTGTATCGAGGGTGAAGAAAAGGGAAAGCCTCTAACCGATGAACAATTAACCGATATCCTGAAAGAAAAAGGGTATAACATCGCCCGCCGCACCGTTGCCAAATACCGCGAGCAATTAAATATTCCGGTTGCCAGGCTTAGAAAGGAGCTCTAA
- a CDS encoding insulinase family protein, with amino-acid sequence MKLFSKLLTMGMLSGSMMFGISDTEAQTRGAGDFSVDFTKYKLDNGLEVVLHPDHSDPVVSVAILYHVGSSREKQGKTGFAHFFEHMLFQNSENVGKGVFFKKIDDLGGTFNGGTWNDGTVYYEVVPKDALEKIMWMESDRMGFLINTVTELALAREKDIVINEKRQRVDNQPYGHTGYVIDQNLYGQGHPYSWQVIGSMDDLRSATLDDVREFYDKYYCVNNATMVIAGDFDEREVKSLVQKYFGEFKARTKPETMNPMPARLTVTKKFYHEDNFARLPELNMVFPSVETYHPDSYALEVLADLLADGKKAPLYKEIVENRKLAPKVMVYNNPMELAGKFNIVVRAFEGVDLDQVNEAINEGFRQFEKNGFTDQDMQRIKNLRETSFYNSIASLLGKSFQLVQSNVFGGDPARMMDDVRLLNAVTREDVIRVYNTYIKGHNFLATSFVPKGKPELALDGSEKAAVVEESIENSGSQAEGMEEVEEKFERTKTTFDRTIEPPLGPKPLLNTPAVFTSALSNGMKVYGIESHELPLVQFSIRFNGGQLCENPAKPGVARLLSDLMMEGTAAKTPEELEEAIGQLGASVDVSAGAENMTITANCLARNYNAVLQLVEEILMQPRWDEKEFSRLKQAAISGIAQRNANPNAIAGNVFYKMLYGENHIFSKPITGTIASVESITLQDLKDYYNAYFSPSVASFHIAGDVTRESALKSIANLEQKWAKREISLPEYQLPATPEKAQIYFVDVPNAKQSVIMIGSLAMSRNNPDYFPATFVNYKLGDGSGSKLFEVLRLEKGYTYGAYSFFMPRTIPGPFVASSSVQSMYTLESVQLFNQILGSFGNDYSAEDLEITRNATIRSNAGKFETINSLMGMLQEISSFGLPVDYVKQEELKAEKINIEEAKSVYSKYVNPEKMVYVIVGDARTQFDRLKEAGLGEPVLVDMEGNRIVK; translated from the coding sequence ATGAAGCTTTTTTCAAAACTACTGACTATGGGAATGCTATCCGGCTCAATGATGTTCGGAATATCCGATACAGAAGCACAAACACGTGGCGCTGGTGATTTCAGCGTTGATTTTACCAAGTATAAACTTGATAATGGCCTTGAAGTGGTGCTGCACCCCGACCATTCAGATCCGGTGGTTTCGGTGGCTATACTTTACCATGTAGGTTCAAGCCGCGAAAAGCAGGGCAAAACCGGTTTTGCACACTTCTTTGAACATATGTTGTTCCAAAACTCGGAAAATGTTGGAAAAGGCGTGTTTTTCAAGAAAATTGACGACCTCGGCGGAACTTTTAACGGCGGCACCTGGAATGATGGTACCGTTTATTACGAAGTAGTTCCTAAAGATGCGCTGGAAAAAATCATGTGGATGGAAAGCGATCGTATGGGTTTTCTAATCAATACTGTTACCGAGCTGGCGCTGGCACGTGAAAAGGATATTGTGATCAACGAAAAACGTCAGCGTGTTGATAATCAGCCTTACGGACATACGGGCTATGTGATTGATCAAAACCTGTATGGTCAGGGGCATCCTTATTCATGGCAGGTTATAGGTTCAATGGACGACCTCAGAAGTGCCACCCTCGACGATGTACGCGAGTTTTATGATAAATATTATTGTGTTAATAACGCTACCATGGTGATTGCCGGTGACTTTGATGAGCGTGAAGTCAAAAGTCTGGTGCAGAAATATTTTGGCGAGTTTAAAGCACGCACCAAGCCCGAAACGATGAATCCCATGCCGGCCAGGCTAACTGTAACAAAGAAATTTTATCATGAAGACAACTTTGCCAGGCTTCCTGAACTTAATATGGTTTTTCCTTCAGTAGAAACGTATCATCCTGATTCATATGCTCTTGAGGTTTTAGCAGACCTGTTGGCCGATGGTAAAAAAGCTCCCCTTTACAAAGAGATTGTCGAAAACAGGAAACTTGCGCCTAAAGTAATGGTATATAATAATCCGATGGAGCTTGCCGGCAAATTCAACATTGTTGTAAGAGCTTTTGAAGGCGTTGACCTTGATCAGGTAAACGAAGCCATCAATGAAGGTTTCAGACAGTTTGAAAAGAACGGTTTTACTGATCAGGATATGCAGCGCATCAAAAACCTGCGCGAAACATCGTTTTATAACAGCATTGCCAGTTTGTTGGGCAAATCATTTCAATTGGTTCAATCCAACGTTTTTGGAGGCGACCCTGCCCGTATGATGGATGATGTCAGATTGCTCAATGCTGTGACCCGTGAAGATGTAATCAGGGTTTATAATACCTATATCAAAGGCCATAATTTCTTAGCTACCAGCTTCGTGCCTAAAGGAAAGCCCGAATTGGCTCTCGATGGCTCCGAAAAAGCTGCAGTTGTGGAAGAGTCGATTGAAAATTCAGGTTCTCAAGCCGAAGGAATGGAAGAGGTTGAAGAAAAGTTTGAGCGCACCAAAACTACTTTTGATCGTACAATTGAACCACCCCTTGGGCCTAAACCTTTGTTGAATACACCGGCTGTTTTTACATCCGCCTTATCAAACGGAATGAAAGTTTATGGCATTGAAAGCCATGAGCTGCCACTGGTTCAATTCAGTATACGTTTTAACGGAGGGCAGTTGTGCGAAAATCCTGCAAAACCCGGTGTTGCCAGGCTGTTGTCTGATTTGATGATGGAAGGAACAGCTGCTAAAACACCTGAAGAACTGGAAGAAGCTATTGGACAATTAGGCGCCAGTGTGGATGTGAGTGCCGGAGCTGAGAACATGACCATTACCGCCAATTGCCTTGCCCGTAATTATAACGCTGTGTTGCAACTGGTTGAAGAAATTCTGATGCAGCCACGTTGGGACGAAAAGGAATTTAGTCGCCTTAAGCAAGCTGCCATCAGCGGTATTGCCCAACGCAATGCCAATCCAAATGCAATTGCCGGCAATGTTTTCTATAAAATGCTTTATGGCGAGAATCATATTTTCTCAAAGCCCATTACCGGAACTATCGCGTCGGTTGAAAGTATTACATTGCAGGATTTGAAGGATTATTATAACGCTTATTTCTCACCGTCAGTGGCCAGTTTTCATATTGCAGGTGATGTAACGCGTGAATCAGCCTTAAAGTCAATTGCCAACCTCGAGCAGAAATGGGCTAAACGGGAAATCAGCCTTCCTGAATACCAGCTTCCGGCGACTCCGGAAAAGGCACAGATTTATTTTGTTGATGTTCCGAATGCCAAACAATCAGTGATTATGATTGGTTCCTTGGCAATGTCGCGCAACAACCCTGATTATTTCCCGGCCACTTTTGTTAATTACAAACTTGGCGATGGCAGCGGCTCAAAATTATTTGAAGTTCTTCGTCTTGAAAAAGGCTACACCTACGGAGCATATTCGTTTTTCATGCCACGAACAATCCCGGGTCCTTTTGTGGCCAGTTCAAGTGTACAATCGATGTATACGCTCGAATCTGTTCAGCTTTTCAATCAGATACTGGGAAGCTTTGGTAATGACTATTCGGCTGAAGATCTCGAAATTACGCGTAATGCAACGATTCGTTCCAATGCCGGTAAATTTGAAACCATCAATAGTCTCATGGGTATGCTTCAGGAAATCAGCAGCTTCGGATTACCGGTTGATTATGTTAAACAGGAAGAACTGAAGGCTGAAAAAATCAATATTGAGGAAGCAAAATCGGTTTACAGCAAGTATGTAAATCCTGAAAAAATGGTTTATGTTATTGTGGGAGATGCCCGCACCCAGTTTGATCGTCTGAAAGAAGCCGGACTGGGCGAACCGGTTCTGGTTGATATGGAAGGCAACCGTATTGTTAAGTGA